ATTTTTGTATTGAAAATCAGGACACCCCTTTCTTCTGGTAATAGCTGACAGTGCCATCAGGAGAAACCAGACAATAGGCAAGTACGCCGTCAACCGTAAGTTTGTCTGACTGGCTTTCCGATTCCAATATGAGGAGGCGCCGCGTGTCTTCCTCTTTCATGTTTTCAAAAACATGATTTACCAGCGCTTCCTGCCCGGTACTGACGTAGGCAACCTCATACATTTCATCATTGGCAAAGAAATTCAGTTTTATGGGAAATTCCCCGCAGGTATGGTAGATGATCGCCTTTTTGAAATCCAGCAATACCCAGAATGCGGCAATCGTACCGTAATCGGGGGAATCTGCGGATTGTGGACTGTCACACAAAAGGCCGGATTCTTTGTCATGGTAAATCCGTCCCTGCTTTATCAGGCTGGTAATGAGCGATTTTATGGAATCTTCGTTTTTGGGAAAGAGCTGCAGCACCTGGTCAAAGCGCAGCGCATGGTACGTTGTGATGAGCCGCAGGAGCCTTTCCCCTTCCCTGTTGTATATCTGGTCGCGTGTTTTCATAGATGTCTCCCTTCTATTTTGGTTGTAGATGAAGCTATAAGTATGTCTGTACGTACAGCATCCGTATAATGTCATACGTACACTGTGCGTATGAATGTACGTACAGCCTGCTGTCAGCGTTGGTTATGGATTCCGCTGCATTTGGGCAGCAAAAAAGCACCTCTGTGGGTGCTGGATAAAAAGAAAACTATAAGCAATACCTATTGTAGCATGGGTAAATTTGCGGTTCAATCGCAGAAGTGTGCCAATCCCGTGCCAGAATAATATTGTCTAAATATGAGGATAAATAGAACGACAGACACAAAAATATATAAATTTGGAATTGAAGTATGTTGTATGATGTGAGAAAATAAATCTTAGATATTTATGTTATTATAAGGATAAGCAGGAGAAAAAATGAATAAAGATGTGATAGAATTTTTAGAAAATCAGAAACTTTTTAGTTGGTATTTTAACCATCGTAATTGTATTTTATTATTAGTTATATTATTTTCAACGGTTGCATCTGTATATATGGGGAGAAAAGTTATACGTGCAGTAGGAAAAATAGATTGCAAAGAAATTTGTGGCAAGAGTTTTGGACATTTTGTAATTATAGTATTTTTAGGAACTGGATTGAACGCAGCGGGAATGGAATTCGAATTTGCTATAAACCTTATGCCGATATTATTATTTACAGGTGCTGTTCTAATAACACTAGGTATACAAATAGTGGAATTTATTAGATATTATAAAAATTGTGGAGAAGTAATTAATAGGACTAATATAATATGTATTGGGATTATGGAATGTGCGGTTTTATTGTTAGCGATAATGGGACGACTTGAAGTGGTAGAATTATTGGCAGCAGGAATAGTTTGCATTACATTAAAAATGGCTAATGTTTTTATGACAACATGCATCAGAACGAGGTTCAAATATAAAATAAATACTAATACTTTAATGAAAGATTGTCCAGTTAGCCAAGAGAGAGATTTGTTTGAATCTCGTAAACGACAATTAGACAGTTTGTGCAAGGAATTGGATAAGTTTTGTGGAGAACCTTATGCGGTTGCCATTTCTGGAAAGTGGGGAAGTGGAAAAACAAGTTTTGTAAATGCTTTAAAAGAAAAGCTTAGCGAAGCTGAATTTGTAAATGTAGAATGCAGTATAGAATATGATATTAAAGCTGTACTTAAAGACATTACATCACAAATACAGGAAATATACAGAAGAAATAATGTTTATGTAGGTAAGAATGGAGTCATTAATAAATATTTTAAAAAAATCGGAGAATTTGTAGACAATGCTGGGTATGGCGGCATGGCTAAGATTATTGACACGTTTCAAATCGAAGAAAAAAGTAGCTTTTGGGAAAACAAAGCTGCAATGAATAAAGCACTGGATAAATTTTATGGTTTAACCGGA
This is a stretch of genomic DNA from Marvinbryantia formatexigens DSM 14469. It encodes these proteins:
- a CDS encoding DUF5697 family protein, which produces MKTRDQIYNREGERLLRLITTYHALRFDQVLQLFPKNEDSIKSLITSLIKQGRIYHDKESGLLCDSPQSADSPDYGTIAAFWVLLDFKKAIIYHTCGEFPIKLNFFANDEMYEVAYVSTGQEALVNHVFENMKEEDTRRLLILESESQSDKLTVDGVLAYCLVSPDGTVSYYQKKGVS
- a CDS encoding P-loop NTPase fold protein; this translates as MNKDVIEFLENQKLFSWYFNHRNCILLLVILFSTVASVYMGRKVIRAVGKIDCKEICGKSFGHFVIIVFLGTGLNAAGMEFEFAINLMPILLFTGAVLITLGIQIVEFIRYYKNCGEVINRTNIICIGIMECAVLLLAIMGRLEVVELLAAGIVCITLKMANVFMTTCIRTRFKYKINTNTLMKDCPVSQERDLFESRKRQLDSLCKELDKFCGEPYAVAISGKWGSGKTSFVNALKEKLSEAEFVNVECSIEYDIKAVLKDITSQIQEIYRRNNVYVGKNGVINKYFKKIGEFVDNAGYGGMAKIIDTFQIEEKSSFWENKAAMNKALDKFYGLTGKHIYFIVDDMDRIINDEMRAVLF